A single genomic interval of Spirosoma linguale DSM 74 harbors:
- a CDS encoding membrane bound O-acyl transferase MBOAT family protein (PFAM: membrane bound O-acyl transferase MBOAT family protein~KEGG: sat:SYN_01111 membrane-bound O- acyltransferase) produces the protein MVFNSLTFLVFITIFLLVYFSLEGRARLWVCLLGSYIFYGWWDWRFLGLIGFTTLMDYTLGILMASSDDERFRKRLIYFSVTANLLFLGFFKYFNFFADSLRQLIQAFGFHPSDTTLTILLPIGISFYTFQSMSYTVDIYRREIEPERDLVRFAAFVSLFPQLVAGPIVRAKDFLPQFKSDKRWDWDRFMSGLTRVLWGFFKKVAIADSLAPFVEQCFSLPATLSSSHVLLGIIFYSFQIYCDFSGYSDIAIGLARILGFTFIENFRTPYFSRSFTEFWTRWHISLSSWLRDYLYIPLGGNRGGKLKTYRNMMLTMLIGGLWHGANWTFLFWGFLHGSYQVIQRMIQPFGRRIYQALHLPVVVRQGLDILLVYSLTCFAWIYFRSPTFAIADQVIHTVLAFENFNWASVINKFVAIKGILLIAILLTVEVTNFRLHYAQLLIRRPVLRLVAYACIFWIIALMGTFGANSFIYFQF, from the coding sequence ATGGTTTTTAATAGCTTAACGTTTCTGGTATTTATTACGATTTTTCTGCTGGTTTATTTCTCACTGGAAGGCAGAGCCCGGTTGTGGGTTTGTTTACTAGGCAGCTATATCTTTTATGGCTGGTGGGACTGGCGTTTTCTGGGGCTCATTGGCTTTACCACCCTTATGGATTACACCCTGGGGATTCTGATGGCAAGCTCAGACGACGAGCGTTTTCGAAAACGGCTGATTTATTTCAGCGTAACGGCCAACCTCCTCTTTCTCGGGTTTTTCAAGTATTTCAACTTCTTCGCCGACTCACTGCGCCAATTGATACAGGCGTTTGGGTTTCATCCCAGCGATACGACACTGACAATTCTCTTGCCGATTGGCATTTCGTTTTACACGTTCCAGTCCATGAGTTACACCGTCGACATTTACCGCCGTGAAATTGAACCCGAACGCGACCTGGTTCGCTTTGCCGCTTTCGTTTCTCTGTTTCCGCAACTGGTGGCCGGGCCTATTGTACGGGCAAAAGACTTTCTGCCCCAGTTCAAATCCGACAAGCGCTGGGATTGGGATCGGTTCATGTCGGGGCTCACGCGGGTGTTGTGGGGGTTCTTTAAAAAGGTAGCCATTGCCGATTCGCTGGCTCCGTTTGTTGAGCAGTGTTTTTCATTACCAGCCACGTTATCGTCTTCACACGTTCTGCTGGGCATCATTTTCTATTCATTCCAGATCTACTGCGATTTTTCGGGCTACTCCGACATTGCCATTGGTCTGGCCCGCATTCTTGGGTTTACGTTCATCGAAAACTTCCGAACGCCCTATTTCTCCCGGAGCTTTACCGAGTTCTGGACACGATGGCACATCTCCCTGTCATCCTGGCTGCGTGATTATCTGTACATTCCGTTGGGCGGCAACCGGGGCGGTAAACTCAAAACGTACCGAAACATGATGCTCACCATGCTGATCGGCGGGCTCTGGCATGGCGCCAACTGGACATTCCTTTTCTGGGGGTTCCTGCACGGCTCCTACCAGGTCATCCAACGCATGATCCAGCCCTTTGGCCGTCGGATTTATCAGGCATTGCATTTACCCGTGGTGGTTCGGCAGGGTCTGGATATACTGCTTGTTTATAGCCTGACCTGTTTTGCCTGGATCTACTTCCGCAGTCCAACATTCGCCATTGCCGATCAGGTAATTCACACTGTTCTTGCTTTCGAAAACTTCAACTGGGCCAGTGTGATCAACAAGTTTGTTGCCATAAAAGGGATACTGCTGATTGCCATTTTACTGACCGTGGAGGTTACAAACTTTCGGCTGCACTATGCCCAGCTGCTGATCCGTCGTCCGGTACTGAGGCTCGTTGCCTACGCGTGTATCTTCTGGATTATTGCCCTGATGGGCACTTTCGGCGCGAACTCGTTCATTTACTTCCAGTTCTGA
- a CDS encoding hypothetical protein (KEGG: scl:sce0710 hypothetical protein), with protein MKFVLTSILFVISLTYTVAQSCDCDITISKAAMYDGDALDYKPGQTICIKAGNYPYLYFKNIVGKSNKPITIINCGGLVTVGTSTGTNGIQFYDSKYVKLTGSGDDRYKYGIKLTKTPSGASGINVTSFSSDFEIERVEVSGTGFAGIMIKMDPTCDPATWRGNFSMYNIKIHDNYVHDTYGEGMYIGNSFWNSGITKTCDGESQVVYPHNIYGLAIYNNLVERTGAEGIQYGCAPEYRVYNNVVKNTGISPFAKYQNNGIQASGGVSGRLYNNVVQNVSGNGIIILGHTGTNIIYNNLVTNIGGIGVFCDNRPGTPAGNSIIFTNNTLVNCGQEGFALYNKLDKSTLANNAVIQTGSGKLVATLPGVQVTQTANYYEATLGSAQSNGLFDDDFKPVSGSPLIDKGVNNGYWGVKQDLDGKSRPKGKSIDIGAYEFEPGGGRLGADLGGVEAGVREVLSFPSPCVNEVFLKLTGYELTISKVTIYTVDGKPVMNVAPATLSDEVRLETESLATGVYVYKVVTSDLKVLQGRFVKQ; from the coding sequence ATGAAGTTTGTACTAACGTCGATTTTATTTGTAATTTCTCTCACCTACACAGTTGCCCAGAGTTGCGATTGTGACATTACCATCTCAAAAGCAGCCATGTATGATGGCGATGCACTGGACTACAAACCTGGCCAGACCATTTGTATTAAAGCTGGCAACTACCCCTATCTCTACTTTAAAAATATAGTAGGAAAAAGCAACAAACCCATTACGATCATTAACTGTGGAGGGCTCGTTACGGTCGGCACCTCGACTGGCACAAACGGCATCCAGTTCTACGACAGCAAGTACGTTAAGCTTACCGGCTCGGGCGATGACCGCTACAAATACGGCATTAAGCTCACTAAAACCCCCAGCGGAGCATCGGGCATTAACGTAACAAGCTTTAGCTCCGACTTCGAGATTGAGCGGGTCGAAGTCTCGGGTACCGGATTTGCCGGGATCATGATCAAGATGGACCCTACCTGCGATCCAGCCACCTGGCGGGGCAACTTCTCGATGTACAACATCAAGATACACGACAACTACGTACACGATACCTACGGCGAGGGGATGTATATCGGTAACTCGTTCTGGAACAGCGGCATTACCAAGACCTGCGATGGGGAGAGTCAGGTGGTTTATCCGCACAACATTTATGGTCTGGCCATTTACAACAATCTGGTCGAGCGCACCGGTGCCGAAGGCATACAGTATGGCTGCGCTCCAGAGTATCGGGTATACAACAATGTGGTGAAAAATACCGGTATCTCTCCGTTTGCCAAGTACCAGAACAACGGCATTCAGGCGTCGGGGGGCGTGTCGGGCCGACTATACAATAACGTCGTACAGAATGTAAGCGGCAACGGTATTATTATTCTTGGCCATACAGGGACGAACATTATTTATAATAACCTGGTCACGAATATTGGCGGGATAGGTGTTTTCTGCGACAACCGGCCCGGAACTCCCGCTGGCAACAGCATTATATTCACGAATAACACACTGGTTAATTGCGGACAGGAAGGATTTGCGCTGTATAACAAGCTGGATAAAAGCACACTGGCCAACAATGCGGTGATTCAGACAGGGTCGGGTAAATTAGTAGCTACGCTGCCCGGAGTTCAGGTAACGCAGACAGCCAATTACTACGAAGCGACATTAGGATCGGCCCAATCGAACGGACTATTCGATGACGACTTTAAGCCGGTATCTGGCTCTCCGCTCATTGACAAAGGTGTCAATAACGGCTATTGGGGTGTTAAGCAGGATCTCGATGGCAAAAGTCGCCCAAAAGGAAAGAGTATTGATATTGGCGCTTATGAATTTGAGCCGGGTGGCGGCCGACTGGGCGCTGACCTAGGAGGTGTAGAAGCAGGCGTTCGGGAGGTGTTATCGTTTCCTTCGCCCTGTGTCAACGAAGTGTTTCTCAAGCTGACCGGCTATGAACTAACCATTTCTAAGGTGACTATTTACACTGTTGATGGCAAGCCGGTTATGAACGTGGCCCCTGCTACTCTAAGCGATGAGGTCCGGTTAGAAACGGAGTCTCTGGCAACGGGTGTCTATGTGTATAAAGTAGTCACTTCAGATCTTAAGGTGTTACAGGGCCGATTTGTGAAACAGTAA
- a CDS encoding hypothetical protein (KEGG: abb:ABBFA_000776 hypothetical protein), whose translation MKSVNFSTEDKAFIHWWPASLALLCAYVWRPRQNYLTAAMTLLLPAITFATHIVGGQLEMVTINSTVGHFRLKMTYYYNEAQTANLPQASSDVAIFRKSDGQKMAEFTLLNSTTTNRPAVAFINPSCALSNNLRISQVIYQADIQLDVNTYSDPLGYYMIQQNCCRNANIANINSPQTTPFLFYLEFPALQRSGQAFINSSPVFQPLVGDYICVGSPFTFSTVAADADGDELRYSLVSPLAGTFVVSSSTPVVKPAPYPEVSWRTGFGPQQAIPGNPPLSIDARTGILSVKASQTGLYVFSIRVEEFRNGIKIGEIRRDLQLLVLDCPTAALPTPAIRIQNRPINTTVASLCTGKIIQLETTDNAAWTYQWSRNSVPITGANTARLTASQPGDYTVTISLASGCSQRVSSEKVILNDASVVAVLTHKGPAAICNSGGTVPLTAPAGYTYRWFRNGTELPNETGETLTATQSGHYSALLYDTDQGCIIGTDTIPVTQRPDPVITLTSASSLTLICPGDSLLLLASGASSYQWQVDGQAIASANKASFYVRAPGAITVTGNDTAGCEATSPPLLIGQSTKPAITFDSIPPICGTNGPLITLKASPAGGLFSGNGVTGDQFNPKTAGIGSHELTYTIQNSANSCATGLIQRQVDVVSPPTVGLPAEITVYKGSNVDLEPILTGQPIRFSWEPGTYLSATDQPYVQALAPQDEIQYTLTATDSTGCHGSGTVQVKLIRPIWIPDAFSPNGDGLNDTWQLTGIDDYPKAQLTVFNRWGNIVYHTENGYSQVFDGTYTGTLLPTGTYTYILRPSSSSPPLKGRVLLLR comes from the coding sequence ATGAAATCTGTTAATTTCTCTACAGAAGATAAGGCTTTCATCCATTGGTGGCCCGCATCGCTGGCTTTACTGTGTGCCTACGTTTGGCGGCCACGGCAAAACTACCTGACTGCGGCCATGACCCTGTTGCTGCCCGCGATTACGTTTGCAACCCACATTGTTGGCGGGCAGCTTGAGATGGTGACGATCAACAGTACAGTAGGTCATTTTCGGCTGAAAATGACCTACTACTATAACGAAGCTCAAACGGCTAACCTGCCACAAGCCAGCAGCGATGTCGCCATTTTCCGAAAATCGGATGGTCAGAAAATGGCGGAATTCACCCTCTTAAACAGCACAACGACCAACCGCCCTGCGGTTGCATTTATCAACCCAAGTTGTGCACTGAGCAACAACCTTCGTATCAGTCAGGTAATCTACCAGGCCGACATTCAGCTCGACGTAAACACGTACAGTGACCCGCTGGGCTATTACATGATCCAGCAAAACTGTTGTCGTAACGCCAACATTGCCAACATTAACAGTCCGCAAACAACACCTTTCCTCTTTTATCTGGAGTTTCCGGCCCTCCAGCGGTCAGGCCAGGCATTCATCAACTCGTCGCCCGTTTTCCAGCCACTCGTTGGCGATTATATATGTGTGGGTAGTCCGTTCACGTTCTCTACTGTTGCCGCAGATGCCGACGGTGATGAACTTCGTTACTCGCTGGTTTCTCCCTTGGCCGGGACGTTTGTTGTCAGTTCAAGTACGCCGGTTGTCAAACCGGCCCCCTATCCTGAAGTTAGCTGGCGTACCGGATTCGGGCCGCAGCAAGCCATACCCGGCAACCCACCGCTGTCGATCGATGCCCGAACTGGTATTCTTTCCGTCAAAGCCAGCCAAACGGGCCTTTATGTGTTTTCCATTCGGGTGGAAGAGTTTCGGAACGGGATAAAAATAGGAGAAATTCGCCGTGACCTTCAGCTGCTGGTTCTGGACTGTCCGACGGCGGCTTTACCAACCCCGGCCATACGTATTCAGAACCGTCCTATAAATACGACAGTAGCCAGCTTATGCACGGGCAAAATAATTCAACTGGAAACGACCGATAATGCCGCCTGGACGTACCAGTGGAGCAGAAACAGCGTGCCCATCACTGGTGCTAACACCGCCCGGCTAACGGCCTCCCAACCAGGCGACTATACTGTTACAATTTCACTTGCTTCCGGATGTAGCCAACGGGTAAGTTCGGAAAAAGTGATTCTGAATGATGCATCTGTCGTAGCGGTACTTACGCACAAAGGCCCTGCGGCCATTTGCAATAGCGGAGGAACAGTTCCGCTAACGGCCCCGGCAGGCTATACCTACCGTTGGTTCCGGAATGGAACTGAACTACCTAACGAGACAGGAGAAACCCTGACGGCAACCCAAAGCGGACATTATAGTGCATTGCTGTATGACACTGACCAGGGATGCATTATCGGCACCGACACAATACCTGTAACCCAGCGGCCCGACCCTGTGATTACGCTAACGTCGGCCTCGTCCCTAACCCTCATCTGTCCGGGCGACTCCCTGTTGTTACTGGCCAGTGGAGCAAGCAGTTATCAGTGGCAGGTCGACGGTCAGGCGATTGCTTCAGCCAATAAGGCATCGTTTTATGTCAGGGCTCCCGGCGCAATCACCGTAACCGGAAACGATACAGCAGGCTGCGAAGCCACCTCCCCTCCGCTCCTGATCGGGCAATCGACTAAACCGGCCATCACGTTCGACTCCATTCCCCCAATTTGTGGTACCAATGGCCCACTTATTACCCTGAAAGCCAGTCCGGCAGGCGGATTATTTTCGGGCAACGGCGTAACTGGTGATCAATTCAATCCCAAAACGGCAGGCATAGGCAGCCATGAATTAACGTACACCATTCAAAATTCGGCCAATTCCTGCGCTACGGGACTCATTCAGCGACAGGTAGACGTAGTTTCACCGCCCACCGTTGGCTTACCAGCCGAAATAACCGTCTACAAAGGCAGCAATGTTGATTTAGAACCCATTTTAACGGGCCAACCCATACGGTTCTCCTGGGAACCCGGCACGTATTTATCCGCTACTGATCAACCTTATGTACAGGCGCTTGCTCCACAGGATGAAATTCAGTATACCCTGACAGCAACCGACAGTACAGGTTGCCACGGCTCAGGCACTGTGCAGGTAAAGCTGATCAGGCCTATCTGGATACCGGATGCGTTCAGCCCGAATGGCGATGGGTTGAATGATACCTGGCAATTGACAGGGATCGACGACTACCCCAAGGCACAACTTACAGTTTTTAACCGCTGGGGAAACATTGTTTACCATACAGAAAACGGATATAGTCAAGTTTTCGATGGAACGTATACAGGTACGTTACTTCCAACCGGGACGTATACTTACATTCTGCGCCCTTCATCTTCCTCTCCCCCATTAAAAGGGCGTGTGTTGCTCTTGCGTTAG
- a CDS encoding CRISPR-associated protein Cas5, Hmari subtype (TIGRFAM: CRISPR-associated protein Cas5, Hmari subtype; CRISPR-associated protein Cas5~KEGG: cha:CHAB381_0397 CRISPR-associated protein Cas5, Hmari subtype) — protein MSSRSLEKKRREELLSFDLQADFGFFRKPDVNEGIQYSYNMLHKPALLGIMGAIAGLKGHQQKGQWPQYYTLLKSVLVGIAPLNHERGSFTKVAITYTNTVGYANADGTLIVHENTLRCPAYRVFVLLDQADELQSRLAARIRQHEAEFIPYLGKNEFTAWWDNVNEYEVDRTRPTQSFELVTLFDKRLKTDRKSMTRESDQLDLVDMSNQKGSYIYFERLPAGFNEELFQYDLVNFAYTDYLIKAPTQLANLYQLNQTNSYAQLM, from the coding sequence TTGTCTTCCAGATCGTTAGAAAAGAAGCGCCGGGAAGAATTACTGTCTTTCGATTTGCAGGCCGACTTTGGCTTTTTTCGTAAGCCGGATGTTAACGAAGGAATTCAGTATTCGTACAACATGCTTCATAAGCCTGCTCTGTTGGGTATTATGGGTGCTATAGCCGGTCTAAAAGGGCACCAGCAGAAAGGCCAATGGCCCCAATATTACACGCTGCTGAAGTCGGTTTTAGTCGGTATTGCACCACTTAACCATGAGCGAGGAAGCTTCACGAAGGTGGCAATCACCTATACAAATACCGTTGGTTATGCCAATGCCGATGGAACTCTCATTGTACACGAAAATACACTGAGGTGCCCTGCATACCGGGTTTTTGTACTTCTCGATCAGGCCGACGAGTTGCAGTCTCGATTAGCCGCTCGTATAAGACAGCATGAAGCCGAGTTTATACCTTACCTGGGAAAAAATGAGTTTACGGCCTGGTGGGATAATGTAAACGAATATGAGGTTGACCGAACAAGGCCAACTCAGTCTTTTGAGCTGGTGACACTATTTGATAAGCGTCTGAAGACCGACCGAAAGTCAATGACGAGAGAAAGCGACCAACTTGATTTAGTTGACATGTCTAATCAGAAAGGCAGCTATATCTACTTCGAACGATTACCGGCAGGTTTTAATGAAGAGTTGTTTCAGTATGATCTGGTGAACTTCGCGTACACAGATTACTTGATCAAAGCGCCCACTCAACTGGCGAATTTATACCAGCTCAATCAAACGAATTCGTATGCACAGCTTATGTGA
- a CDS encoding CRISPR-associated protein TM1801 (PFAM: CRISPR-associated protein TM1801~KEGG: cff:CFF8240_0661 hypothetical protein): MGNFFSNRVFGCVIIKSVNSNYNADFTHQPRTLPDGTIYATDKALKYTIRNYFKKVYPGEKIFYLKTLNSELQPRTLDESYEHYFGTYPKEKDAQLRRTVARNLFECLDVRLFGGTYAGKTSLSIHGPLQVTHGVNRFVEGVIYFEQIMTPFRNPNVSSAESTMSSLGTQSKLKEGHYVHSFSLNPHNSSDLVELCGGKSISEEDIARVKKALTQGATLYDSAAKVGTENELMLWVQLKEGSMLVLPSFVDLIRIGEDRKIDLSRVTEILERPSVAKQIETIELYYDPTVSEVIGALSSAVFLELNP; this comes from the coding sequence ATGGGAAACTTTTTTTCAAACCGTGTATTCGGGTGTGTCATTATAAAGTCTGTTAACTCTAATTACAATGCCGATTTCACTCATCAGCCGCGCACTTTACCGGACGGGACTATTTATGCTACGGATAAAGCCCTGAAATATACCATACGGAATTACTTTAAAAAGGTATACCCCGGTGAGAAAATTTTTTACCTGAAAACGCTCAATTCGGAATTGCAGCCCAGAACGCTGGACGAGAGTTACGAACACTATTTTGGTACATATCCTAAGGAAAAAGACGCTCAACTGCGCCGAACGGTAGCCCGAAATCTATTCGAATGCCTGGATGTTCGCCTGTTTGGCGGGACGTATGCCGGCAAAACCAGTTTGTCAATTCACGGTCCTTTGCAGGTAACTCATGGTGTCAATCGGTTTGTTGAAGGTGTTATCTACTTTGAACAGATCATGACGCCTTTCCGGAATCCTAACGTAAGCAGTGCCGAGTCTACGATGAGTTCACTGGGTACGCAGTCTAAGTTAAAAGAGGGTCATTACGTACATAGTTTTTCGTTAAATCCGCACAACAGCAGCGATCTTGTCGAATTATGTGGTGGGAAATCGATTAGTGAAGAGGACATAGCCAGAGTCAAAAAAGCCCTGACGCAGGGGGCTACTCTCTACGACTCGGCAGCTAAAGTGGGCACAGAAAACGAATTGATGTTATGGGTGCAGCTCAAGGAAGGCTCTATGCTGGTTTTGCCCTCTTTCGTTGACCTGATTCGGATAGGTGAAGATCGAAAGATTGATCTGTCCAGGGTTACAGAAATCCTGGAACGGCCTTCGGTGGCTAAACAGATTGAAACTATTGAGCTTTATTACGACCCTACCGTATCGGAGGTGATCGGTGCGCTCAGTAGTGCCGTCTTCCTGGAGTTGAACCCATGA